In Penaeus monodon isolate SGIC_2016 chromosome 7, NSTDA_Pmon_1, whole genome shotgun sequence, the following are encoded in one genomic region:
- the LOC119575112 gene encoding uncharacterized protein LOC119575112, which produces MIAPNSIIVLLVPVLVLAHDTYDPTDYEHHPMITAAMEAHMNRDCSGVDPDPESYWMTKFSELVKYRLPHEAVTWDDLLPNLERLSEYDEKGYLEAIAKGKMDISALQFPVPHLEPLILPAYMPVKYQPEKLPTIVLQQIFNGEYVYEEVLPSHSRKRRSVDDGADDGEAQEQKVEQPRLFRHKRSSYSDDIPLVEGHSMNHEVDEVEIGEEGELLNRKRRELPEGMAVFPPKNSMFAVKTLCMRTNATGHIQFPTI; this is translated from the exons ATGATTGCTCCAAACAGCATCATAGTCCTACTTGTGCCCGTCTTGGTACTA GCTCATGACACCTATGACCCAACCGACTATGAACATCATCCCATGATCACAGCAGCAATGGAAGCGCACATGAATAGAGACTGCAGTGGCGTG GACCCTGACCCTGAGTCGTACTGGATGACGAAATTCTCCGAGCTTGTCAAGTACAGATTGCCACACGAAGCTGTCACATGGGATGACCTGCTGCCAAACCTAGAACGCCTGTCGGAATATGACGAGAAAGGTTATTTGGAAGCCATTGCAAAAG GAAAGATGGACATCAGCGCCCTGCAGTTCCCGGTCCCGCACCTTGAGCCCCTCATCCTCCCAGCCTACATGCCCGTCAAGTACCAGCCAGAGAAGCTTCCGACCATCGTGCTTCAGCAGATATTCAATGGCGAATAT GTGTACGAGGAGGTTCTTCCATCGCATTCGCGGAAAAGGCGTAGCGTGGACGACGGCGCGGACGACGGCGAGGCGCAGGAACAGAAGGTGGAGCAGCCTCGGCTCTTCCGCCACAAGCGCAGCTCCTACTCGGACGACATCCCGCTCGTGGAGGGCCACTCGATGAACCACGAGGTGGACGAGGTGGAGatcggagaagagggagag CTCCTGAACCGCAAGCGCCGTGAGCTCCCGGAGGGCATGGCCGTTTTCCCGCCGAAGAACTCCATGTTCGCAGTCAAGACGCTGTGCATGAGGACCAACGCCACGGGCCACATACAGTTCCCGACGATTTAA